The following are from one region of the Syngnathus acus chromosome 19, fSynAcu1.2, whole genome shotgun sequence genome:
- the prph2a gene encoding peripherin-2a — protein MALMKVKFDLKKRVKLAQSVWFLFWFAVMAGVLVFSMGLFFKIELRKRSELMDNNESHFLPNLLILMGLLACGINAFGGKVCYDSLDPTKFVKWKPMLKTFLVGCVVFNVLLVLTALLCFVMRIPLQFTLAEGLRNGMRYYKDTDTPGRCYMKRTLDLMQMEFRCCGNDNYRDWFEIQWVSNRYLDFSSKEVKDRIGSNVDGQYLMDGVPFSCCNPGSPRPCIQLQMTNNSAHYSYDHHTEDLNVWRSGCRDALLSYYGGMMATIGALVLLVTMLEIAVTVGLQYVDTSLSTLANPEDPESESEGWLLEKTVKETFTDIMAKMKAMKGGKVEEGGEEGGVATVS, from the exons ATGGCGTTGATGAAGGTCAAGTTTGATCTGAAAAAGCGAGTGAAGCTCGCCCAAAGCGTATGGTTCCTCTTCTGGTTCGCCGTCATGGCTGGCGTACTGGTCTTCAGCATGGGCCTCTTCTTCAAGATCGAGCTGCGTAAGCGCTCGGAGCTGATGGACAACAACGAGAGCCACTTCTTGCCCAACCTGCTCATCCTGATGGGCCTGCTGGCGTGCGGCATCAACGCATTCGGTGGCAAGGTCTGCTACGACTCCTTGGATCCCACCAAGTTCGTCAAGTGGAAGCCCATGCTCAAGACCTTTCTGGTGGGGTGCGTGGTCTTCAACGTTCTGCTGGTGCTCACGGCGCTGCTGTGCTTCGTCATGCGCATCCCGCTGCAGTTCACGCTGGCCGAAGGCCTGCGCAACGGCATGCGCTACTACAAGGACACGGACACGCCGGGACGCTGCTACATGAAGCGGACGCTGGACCTGATGCAGATGGAGTTCCGCTGCTGTGGCAACGACAACTACAGGGACTGGTTCGAGATCCAGTGGGTCAGCAACCGCTACCTGGACTTCAGTTCCAAGGAGGTCAAAGA CCGCATCGGGAGCAACGTGGACGGCCAGTACCTGATGGACGGCGTGCCCTTCAGCTGTTGTAACCCGGGTTCGCCGCGGCCGTGCATCCAGCTGCAGATGACCAACAACTCGGCGCATTACAGCTACGACCACCACACCGAGGACCTCAACGTGTGGAGGAGCGGCTGTCGTGATGCTTTGCTCTCCTACTATGGTGGCATGATGGCCACCATCGGCGCTCTGGTGCTGCTGGTCACCATGCTAGAG ATCGCCGTGACAGTGGGCCTGCAATACGTCGACACCTCGCTGTCCACTCTGGCCAACCCCGAAGACCcggagagcgagagcgagggCTGGCTCCTGGAGAAGACGGTCAAGGAGACGTTCACCGACATCATGGCCAAAATGAAGGCCATGAAAGGCGGCAAAGTGGAGGAAGGGGGCGAAGAGGGCGGCGTAGCCACTGTGAGCTGA
- the qki2 gene encoding protein quaking-B isoform X3: MVGETEVKERPKSNPDYLMQLMNDRKVMSSLPNFSGIFTHLERLLDEEIGRVRKDMYNDTVNGGMFNGRDMEELPEAVGAVAQLQEKLYVPVKEYPDFNFVGRILGPRGLTAKQLEAETGCKIMVRGKGSMRDKKKEEMNRGKPNWEHLSEDLHVLISVEDTHNRAKIKLQRAINEVKKLLIPAAEGEDNLKKMQLMELAILNGTYRDANVKTPTAGFPLGTPQAPRIITGPTPVLPPALRNPAPVTTPTIMPLIRQIQSSALVPGGNPHPALLPQGPESGIIYTPYEYPYTLTPSILEYPIDSTGVLGMAFPTKG, translated from the exons ATGGTCGGGGAGACAGAGGTGAAGGAGCGACCCAAGTCCAACCCGGACTATTTAATGCAGCTGATGAACGATCGGAAGGTTATGAGTTCATTGCCAAACTTCAGCGGCATCTTCACGCATCTGGAGCGGCTGCTGGATGAAG AAATCGGGCGGGTACGCAAGGACATGTACAACGACACGGTGAACGGAGGCATGTTCAACGGACGCGATATGGAGGAACTGCCCGAAGCCGTCGGAGCCGTGGCCCAGCTGCAAGAGAAGCTCTATGTGCCGGTCAAAGAGTACCCCGAC TTTAATTTTGTCGGGAGGATCCTAGGCCCGCGAGGACTGACGGCCAAACAGCTGGAGGCGGAGACCGGCTGCAAGATCATGGTGCGCGGGAAAGGCTCAATGAGGGACAAGAAGAAG GAGGAGATGAACCGAGGCAAGCCCAACTGGGAGCACCTGAGCGAGGACCTTCATGTCCTGATCTCAGTGGAGGACACGCACAACCGCGCCAAGATCAAGCTGCAGCGGGCCATCAACGAAGTCAAGAAACTCCTCATCCCCGCT GCTGAAGGCGAGGACAACTTGAAGAAAATGCAGCTGATGGAGTTGGCCATTCTCAATGGAACCTACAGAGACGCCAATGTCAAGACAC CCACCGCCGGGTTCCCACTCGGCACCCCGCAGGCCCCTCGCATCATCACCGGCCCCACGCCCGTCCTGCCACCTGCCCTGCGCAACCCCGCCCCCGTGACCACGCCGACCATCATGCCTCTGATCCGTCAGATCCAGAGCTCCGCCCTCGTGCCGGGCGGCAACCCGCATCCGGCGCTGCTTCCCCAAGGACCCGAGTCGGGGATCATCTACACGCCCTACGAGTACCCCTACACATTGACGCCCTCCATATTGGAATACCCCATCGACTCGACCGGCGTATTAG GTATGGCTTTCCCAACCAAAGGCTAA
- the qki2 gene encoding protein quaking-B isoform X1, translated as MVGETEVKERPKSNPDYLMQLMNDRKVMSSLPNFSGIFTHLERLLDEEIGRVRKDMYNDTVNGGMFNGRDMEELPEAVGAVAQLQEKLYVPVKEYPDFNFVGRILGPRGLTAKQLEAETGCKIMVRGKGSMRDKKKEEMNRGKPNWEHLSEDLHVLISVEDTHNRAKIKLQRAINEVKKLLIPAAEGEDNLKKMQLMELAILNGTYRDANVKTPTAGFPLGTPQAPRIITGPTPVLPPALRNPAPVTTPTIMPLIRQIQSSALVPGGNPHPALLPQGPESGIIYTPYEYPYTLTPSILEYPIDSTGVLVPSSCVFAAGAMTAKVRRQDKRIHPYQRVVTTDRAATATNP; from the exons ATGGTCGGGGAGACAGAGGTGAAGGAGCGACCCAAGTCCAACCCGGACTATTTAATGCAGCTGATGAACGATCGGAAGGTTATGAGTTCATTGCCAAACTTCAGCGGCATCTTCACGCATCTGGAGCGGCTGCTGGATGAAG AAATCGGGCGGGTACGCAAGGACATGTACAACGACACGGTGAACGGAGGCATGTTCAACGGACGCGATATGGAGGAACTGCCCGAAGCCGTCGGAGCCGTGGCCCAGCTGCAAGAGAAGCTCTATGTGCCGGTCAAAGAGTACCCCGAC TTTAATTTTGTCGGGAGGATCCTAGGCCCGCGAGGACTGACGGCCAAACAGCTGGAGGCGGAGACCGGCTGCAAGATCATGGTGCGCGGGAAAGGCTCAATGAGGGACAAGAAGAAG GAGGAGATGAACCGAGGCAAGCCCAACTGGGAGCACCTGAGCGAGGACCTTCATGTCCTGATCTCAGTGGAGGACACGCACAACCGCGCCAAGATCAAGCTGCAGCGGGCCATCAACGAAGTCAAGAAACTCCTCATCCCCGCT GCTGAAGGCGAGGACAACTTGAAGAAAATGCAGCTGATGGAGTTGGCCATTCTCAATGGAACCTACAGAGACGCCAATGTCAAGACAC CCACCGCCGGGTTCCCACTCGGCACCCCGCAGGCCCCTCGCATCATCACCGGCCCCACGCCCGTCCTGCCACCTGCCCTGCGCAACCCCGCCCCCGTGACCACGCCGACCATCATGCCTCTGATCCGTCAGATCCAGAGCTCCGCCCTCGTGCCGGGCGGCAACCCGCATCCGGCGCTGCTTCCCCAAGGACCCGAGTCGGGGATCATCTACACGCCCTACGAGTACCCCTACACATTGACGCCCTCCATATTGGAATACCCCATCGACTCGACCGGCGTATTAG TCCCTTCGTCCTGTGTTTTCGCAG CAGGTGCCATGACCGCTAAGGTACGCCGCCAAGACAAGAGAATCCATCCTTACCAAAGGGTAGTGACCACAGACAGAG CTGCCACGGCAACTAACCCATGA
- the qki2 gene encoding protein quaking-B isoform X2, with amino-acid sequence MVGETEVKERPKSNPDYLMQLMNDRKVMSSLPNFSGIFTHLERLLDEEIGRVRKDMYNDTVNGGMFNGRDMEELPEAVGAVAQLQEKLYVPVKEYPDFNFVGRILGPRGLTAKQLEAETGCKIMVRGKGSMRDKKKEEMNRGKPNWEHLSEDLHVLISVEDTHNRAKIKLQRAINEVKKLLIPAAEGEDNLKKMQLMELAILNGTYRDANVKTPTAGFPLGTPQAPRIITGPTPVLPPALRNPAPVTTPTIMPLIRQIQSSALVPGGNPHPALLPQGPESGIIYTPYEYPYTLTPSILEYPIDSTGVLAGAMTAKVRRQDKRIHPYQRVVTTDRAATATNP; translated from the exons ATGGTCGGGGAGACAGAGGTGAAGGAGCGACCCAAGTCCAACCCGGACTATTTAATGCAGCTGATGAACGATCGGAAGGTTATGAGTTCATTGCCAAACTTCAGCGGCATCTTCACGCATCTGGAGCGGCTGCTGGATGAAG AAATCGGGCGGGTACGCAAGGACATGTACAACGACACGGTGAACGGAGGCATGTTCAACGGACGCGATATGGAGGAACTGCCCGAAGCCGTCGGAGCCGTGGCCCAGCTGCAAGAGAAGCTCTATGTGCCGGTCAAAGAGTACCCCGAC TTTAATTTTGTCGGGAGGATCCTAGGCCCGCGAGGACTGACGGCCAAACAGCTGGAGGCGGAGACCGGCTGCAAGATCATGGTGCGCGGGAAAGGCTCAATGAGGGACAAGAAGAAG GAGGAGATGAACCGAGGCAAGCCCAACTGGGAGCACCTGAGCGAGGACCTTCATGTCCTGATCTCAGTGGAGGACACGCACAACCGCGCCAAGATCAAGCTGCAGCGGGCCATCAACGAAGTCAAGAAACTCCTCATCCCCGCT GCTGAAGGCGAGGACAACTTGAAGAAAATGCAGCTGATGGAGTTGGCCATTCTCAATGGAACCTACAGAGACGCCAATGTCAAGACAC CCACCGCCGGGTTCCCACTCGGCACCCCGCAGGCCCCTCGCATCATCACCGGCCCCACGCCCGTCCTGCCACCTGCCCTGCGCAACCCCGCCCCCGTGACCACGCCGACCATCATGCCTCTGATCCGTCAGATCCAGAGCTCCGCCCTCGTGCCGGGCGGCAACCCGCATCCGGCGCTGCTTCCCCAAGGACCCGAGTCGGGGATCATCTACACGCCCTACGAGTACCCCTACACATTGACGCCCTCCATATTGGAATACCCCATCGACTCGACCGGCGTATTAG CAGGTGCCATGACCGCTAAGGTACGCCGCCAAGACAAGAGAATCCATCCTTACCAAAGGGTAGTGACCACAGACAGAG CTGCCACGGCAACTAACCCATGA